The proteins below come from a single Salinivibrio kushneri genomic window:
- a CDS encoding helix-turn-helix domain-containing protein, with the protein MKKGKSVKAQPMPDLNTEFSMETLGSAIRSKRTDRGWRIDDLASKANLSRRTVMKIEKGDTSVTFANVLVLMDILGLSLRLIDLNLFARPHSQITFQAENSVISSEDGWYE; encoded by the coding sequence ATGAAAAAAGGTAAGAGTGTAAAGGCACAACCTATGCCTGATTTGAATACCGAGTTTAGTATGGAAACGCTGGGGAGCGCCATTCGCTCAAAGCGCACCGATAGAGGTTGGCGTATCGATGATCTCGCTTCAAAAGCCAACTTATCTCGTAGAACAGTCATGAAGATAGAAAAAGGCGATACCAGTGTCACCTTTGCCAATGTACTTGTCCTCATGGACATCTTAGGGCTGTCGTTACGCCTTATCGACCTAAATCTATTTGCTCGTCCACATAGCCAAATAACCTTCCAAGCGGAAAACAGCGTGATAAGCAGTGAGGACGGTTGGTATGAGTAA
- the argF gene encoding ornithine carbamoyltransferase: MKSDLYQQSLLTLLDLSPQQIHDLIDNAAALKAAKARGEETPQLTGKNIALIFEKTSTRTRCAFEVAAFDQGAQVSYLGPSGSQIGHKETMKDTARVLGRMYDGIQYRGFGQEVVETLAAHSGVPVWNGLTDDFHPTQVLADLLTMQEHSDKPLNQIAFAYVGDARNNMGNSLLVGAAKMGMDLRLIGPKAYWPEADLIAACQAIAANTGATLTLTEDTAAVNGCDFVYTDIWVSMGEPESAWAQRVADLTPYQVNPSLMAATANPHAKFMHCLPAFHNDETGVGKQIADQYGLNGLEVTDAVFESEQSIVFDQAENRLHTIKAVMVATLVNAST, encoded by the coding sequence ATGAAAAGCGACCTCTACCAGCAATCACTGCTCACCTTACTCGACTTGTCACCTCAGCAAATCCACGATCTGATTGATAATGCCGCCGCACTTAAAGCGGCCAAAGCTCGTGGGGAGGAAACCCCACAGCTCACGGGCAAAAACATTGCGCTGATTTTTGAGAAAACGTCGACCCGTACCCGCTGTGCCTTTGAGGTGGCAGCGTTTGACCAAGGCGCACAGGTCAGCTACCTCGGCCCTAGCGGCAGCCAGATTGGCCATAAAGAAACCATGAAAGACACCGCGCGGGTGTTAGGGAGAATGTACGATGGCATTCAATACCGTGGCTTTGGCCAAGAAGTGGTCGAGACGCTCGCCGCACATTCCGGAGTGCCAGTGTGGAATGGCTTAACGGATGATTTTCATCCCACCCAGGTGTTGGCCGATCTGCTCACCATGCAAGAGCACAGCGACAAGCCGCTTAATCAAATCGCGTTTGCGTATGTGGGGGATGCGCGCAACAACATGGGTAATTCGCTATTGGTCGGCGCGGCGAAGATGGGGATGGATCTGCGCCTGATTGGCCCTAAAGCCTACTGGCCTGAGGCCGATTTGATTGCCGCCTGCCAAGCTATCGCCGCCAATACGGGCGCGACGCTCACCTTAACCGAAGACACCGCAGCGGTGAACGGGTGTGATTTTGTGTATACCGATATCTGGGTGTCGATGGGTGAACCCGAATCGGCCTGGGCGCAGCGTGTGGCTGATCTCACCCCTTATCAGGTGAATCCAAGCTTGATGGCCGCCACCGCAAACCCACACGCTAAGTTTATGCACTGTTTGCCTGCCTTCCATAACGATGAGACCGGTGTGGGTAAACAAATTGCCGATCAATACGGGCTCAATGGGCTGGAGGTGACCGACGCGGTGTTCGAATCTGAGCAGTCGATCGTCTTTGATCAGGCAGAGAACCGACTGCATACCATCAAGGCTGTGATGGTTGCCACACTCGTCAACGCAAGCACGTAA
- a CDS encoding potassium channel family protein — protein sequence MKEELKSTLKFLLVFGAIPFLYFHAFIFSVIYYDDSLEIALFVVLPLMWLCFSRIMRYMPKSMHLIMRKGKSKTDFKKPSLPIYLEALIWYPIVVAIYYHLHSRFLLLSNLDNVGDGLISILSGYGAYFLATLIGGVASIFVIENVSSLRRDIPNEQWIAIRNRISSVLVLYFGVIFFFSGLYRWVSENIEGSFSKPIESTVDSIYFSAVTVTTLGYGDITPTAVVSKLTVVAQSIMGVILLAVLIGLVISVSLVSKDTEKPSAEGNESANK from the coding sequence ATGAAAGAAGAACTAAAAAGTACACTGAAGTTTTTGTTGGTTTTTGGCGCTATTCCGTTTTTGTACTTTCATGCCTTTATCTTTAGCGTCATTTACTATGATGATTCTTTGGAAATCGCATTGTTTGTTGTTCTTCCCTTGATGTGGCTTTGCTTTTCCAGAATCATGCGATATATGCCAAAATCAATGCATCTCATAATGAGAAAAGGGAAATCAAAAACGGACTTTAAGAAACCTTCTTTGCCAATATATTTAGAAGCACTAATTTGGTATCCGATTGTAGTTGCAATCTATTATCACCTTCACTCCCGGTTTTTGTTGCTGAGCAATCTTGACAATGTTGGTGATGGACTAATATCCATATTGAGTGGTTACGGAGCGTACTTCTTAGCTACTCTGATAGGTGGTGTGGCATCAATATTTGTAATCGAAAATGTCTCATCACTGAGAAGGGACATACCGAATGAGCAATGGATAGCAATACGAAACCGTATTTCATCTGTCTTAGTTTTGTACTTTGGAGTGATTTTCTTTTTTTCTGGTCTGTACCGGTGGGTATCAGAAAACATAGAAGGGAGCTTTTCTAAACCGATAGAATCGACCGTTGATTCTATATATTTTAGTGCGGTCACAGTTACAACTCTGGGGTATGGGGATATCACGCCAACAGCAGTTGTGTCTAAACTTACTGTGGTTGCTCAAAGTATAATGGGTGTGATTTTGCTCGCCGTTCTTATCGGTTTAGTGATTTCTGTATCCTTAGTCAGTAAAGATACTGAAAAACCTAGCGCGGAAGGTAATGAGTCCGCTAACAAATAG
- the sspA gene encoding stringent starvation protein SspA: protein MAVAANKRSVMTLFSDASDLYSHQVRIVLAEKGVSVEIELVDPNNLPEDLVDLNPYNSVPTLVDRELALYNADIIMEYLDERFPHPPLMPVYPVARAQSRLMMYRIKRNWYTLVDQIMEGSADDADKARKQLREELLALAPVFAEDPYFLSEEFSLVDCYLAPLLWRLPALGIELTGPGAKQVKDYMTRLFERDSFLASLTEAEREMRLTGQ from the coding sequence ATGGCTGTTGCTGCCAATAAACGCTCGGTGATGACGTTATTCTCTGACGCATCTGATCTCTATAGTCATCAGGTACGCATCGTCCTCGCAGAGAAAGGTGTCAGTGTAGAAATCGAGCTGGTGGATCCGAATAATCTGCCAGAAGATCTGGTTGACTTAAATCCTTATAACTCTGTTCCAACCTTGGTAGACCGTGAGTTAGCGTTGTACAACGCGGATATCATCATGGAATACTTGGATGAGCGTTTCCCTCACCCACCATTGATGCCGGTATACCCTGTTGCCCGTGCACAAAGCCGTTTGATGATGTACCGCATCAAGCGTAACTGGTATACCTTGGTTGACCAAATTATGGAAGGCAGTGCTGACGACGCCGACAAAGCGCGTAAGCAGCTGCGTGAAGAGCTTCTGGCTCTGGCTCCAGTATTCGCCGAAGATCCTTACTTCTTAAGCGAAGAGTTTAGCCTGGTAGATTGCTATTTAGCGCCGCTGCTGTGGCGTTTGCCTGCACTAGGCATTGAGCTAACTGGCCCAGGTGCGAAGCAAGTAAAAGATTACATGACGCGTCTGTTTGAGCGTGATTCGTTTCTCGCCTCACTGACAGAAGCTGAACGTGAAATGCGACTAACAGGTCAATAA
- the pyrI gene encoding aspartate carbamoyltransferase regulatory subunit: MSTDNKLQVEAICHGTVIDHIPAHIGFKILNLFQMHGSDQRITIGLNLPSSALGSKDLIKIENVVISEDQASQLALYAPQATVNQIEDYQVVAKLPLTLPEVIQGVFRCPNSNCITHGEPAVDSSFRVLSEADDVKLRCKYCEKVFSREIMTERH; this comes from the coding sequence ATGAGCACGGATAACAAACTACAAGTTGAAGCCATCTGTCACGGCACGGTGATCGATCATATCCCGGCGCATATTGGCTTTAAGATCTTAAACCTGTTTCAAATGCACGGTAGCGATCAGCGGATCACCATTGGTCTGAATCTCCCCTCGTCGGCGTTGGGCAGCAAAGATCTGATCAAAATCGAGAACGTGGTGATCAGCGAAGATCAGGCCAGTCAACTCGCGCTGTATGCGCCACAGGCAACCGTCAATCAAATCGAAGACTATCAAGTGGTGGCCAAGCTGCCATTGACCTTGCCGGAAGTCATTCAAGGCGTGTTCCGCTGCCCAAACTCTAACTGTATTACCCACGGTGAGCCGGCGGTGGATAGCTCGTTCCGCGTGCTGAGTGAAGCAGATGATGTGAAGCTACGCTGCAAATACTGTGAGAAGGTGTTCTCACGCGAGATCATGACTGAGCGTCATTGA
- the sspB gene encoding ClpXP protease specificity-enhancing factor, with protein MSTSEFAMTPRRPYLVRAFYDWLLDNDLTPHMVVDATLPDVQVPFDYVKDGQIVLNIAPRAVGNLELSNEHVCFNARFGGKPQQVLVPMAAVLAIYARENGAGTMFDMEPAYAHADDEEMFEQTAPSSEGEDDEEPSLVSVDSVDDPEALPQADDEDDTPATPSKKGKPTLTVVK; from the coding sequence ATGTCTACATCAGAATTTGCGATGACACCACGTCGCCCGTATTTAGTGCGTGCGTTTTACGACTGGTTACTAGATAACGATCTTACCCCCCACATGGTGGTGGATGCGACCTTACCGGACGTACAAGTGCCGTTTGATTACGTTAAAGACGGGCAAATTGTCCTCAACATCGCCCCGCGTGCGGTCGGTAACTTGGAATTGAGCAACGAGCACGTGTGTTTTAATGCGCGCTTTGGCGGCAAGCCCCAGCAAGTGCTGGTGCCTATGGCTGCGGTGCTCGCCATCTACGCACGTGAAAATGGCGCGGGCACCATGTTTGATATGGAGCCAGCCTACGCCCACGCTGATGATGAGGAGATGTTTGAACAAACCGCTCCATCCAGCGAGGGAGAAGACGACGAAGAGCCGTCTTTGGTGTCGGTCGACAGCGTTGATGATCCTGAAGCACTGCCGCAAGCGGATGACGAAGACGACACGCCGGCCACGCCAAGCAAAAAAGGCAAGCCGACGCTGACCGTGGTGAAATAA
- a CDS encoding IS110 family transposase — translation MNTSSNQNIYIGVDTGKAQLDIYVRPTAHFFSVPNTDKGIKDALKIIKPYQPERIIIEATGRLEMSFVLACIEANLPIVRANPVHIKRFAGAIGRRAKNDRLDAELIAHYGDAIKPEITIIKAENIRLMSDLVTRRNQLLSMQTMEKNRLQILPKTLHSTIKPMLTAMKNQITNIEQKLVKLIEACPEYQTKNTLLQSVPGIGSIAAASIISNVPELGYITNKQAASLIGVAPVTKESGRYKGKRVIQGGRAQVRTVLYMAMMSAMQCNPVFKATYTRLVAAGKPKKVAIIACVRKMVVILNSMLRDGVMWDKNLAKI, via the coding sequence ATGAATACTTCATCCAATCAAAACATCTACATCGGCGTCGATACCGGCAAAGCGCAACTCGACATCTACGTCAGACCAACTGCGCACTTCTTCTCTGTGCCAAACACTGATAAAGGCATTAAAGATGCATTGAAAATCATCAAGCCATATCAGCCTGAGCGCATCATCATTGAAGCCACTGGCCGATTAGAAATGTCCTTTGTGCTCGCGTGTATTGAAGCCAATTTACCCATCGTACGCGCCAACCCTGTGCACATTAAACGCTTCGCCGGCGCCATTGGGCGCAGAGCGAAAAATGACCGCTTAGATGCTGAGTTAATCGCACATTATGGCGACGCCATTAAGCCTGAAATCACCATTATCAAGGCGGAAAATATACGTCTAATGAGTGACTTAGTCACCAGGAGAAACCAGCTCCTATCTATGCAAACGATGGAAAAGAACCGCTTGCAGATACTGCCCAAAACCTTGCATTCAACCATCAAACCCATGCTCACTGCGATGAAAAATCAAATCACCAACATCGAACAAAAACTCGTGAAGTTGATTGAAGCATGCCCTGAATATCAGACTAAAAATACGCTCTTACAAAGCGTGCCTGGCATTGGTAGCATTGCGGCAGCATCTATCATCAGTAACGTCCCTGAGCTGGGCTATATAACTAACAAACAAGCGGCATCACTCATTGGTGTTGCACCCGTGACAAAAGAAAGTGGGCGATATAAAGGCAAACGAGTGATCCAAGGTGGACGTGCTCAAGTTCGCACCGTGTTGTATATGGCGATGATGTCTGCGATGCAATGTAATCCTGTTTTTAAAGCCACGTATACCCGATTAGTCGCCGCTGGAAAGCCGAAAAAAGTCGCCATTATTGCCTGTGTGCGCAAGATGGTAGTGATCTTAAATTCGATGCTCAGAGACGGCGTGATGTGGGATAAAAATCTCGCAAAAATTTAG
- the pyrB gene encoding aspartate carbamoyltransferase translates to MANTLYNKHIISIPELSRDELELIVATAGELKARPNPTLLKNKVIASCFFEASTRTRLSFETAIQRLGGSVIGFPDGGNTSSGKKGETLADSVRVISSYVDGFVMRHPKEGAARLASEFSEGVPVVNGGDGANQHPTQTLLDLFSIYETQGRLDNLNIAMVGDLKYGRTVHSLTQALSKFEGNRFFYIAPDALAMPEYLLDELTAAGHPYSLHSSITDVVPELDVLYMTRVQKERFDESEYAHIKAAFILNAGMLRDAKPNMKVMHPLPRVDEITVDVDKTPHAYYFEQAENGVYAREALLALVLNEQVEGVAK, encoded by the coding sequence ATGGCCAATACGCTTTATAACAAACATATTATTTCCATTCCCGAGCTCAGCCGCGACGAGCTGGAGTTAATCGTCGCCACGGCGGGCGAGCTTAAAGCGCGCCCTAACCCGACGCTGTTGAAGAATAAAGTGATTGCCAGCTGCTTTTTTGAGGCGTCGACGCGCACACGTTTGTCGTTTGAAACCGCGATTCAACGTCTTGGCGGCTCGGTGATCGGCTTTCCCGACGGTGGCAATACCTCGTCAGGCAAAAAAGGCGAAACTTTGGCCGACTCGGTACGGGTGATTTCCTCGTATGTCGATGGCTTTGTGATGCGCCACCCCAAAGAAGGTGCGGCGCGGTTGGCCTCGGAGTTCTCTGAAGGTGTGCCGGTGGTGAACGGCGGTGATGGCGCTAACCAGCATCCAACCCAAACCCTGCTCGACCTGTTCTCGATTTACGAAACCCAAGGGCGGCTCGATAACCTCAATATTGCCATGGTGGGCGATCTGAAATATGGCCGTACTGTGCATTCGCTGACGCAAGCCTTGTCAAAATTCGAGGGGAACCGCTTTTTCTATATCGCCCCAGATGCGCTGGCGATGCCTGAGTATTTGTTAGATGAGCTGACTGCCGCGGGCCACCCGTATAGCCTGCACAGTAGCATCACCGATGTGGTGCCTGAGCTGGATGTACTGTATATGACGCGGGTGCAAAAAGAGCGCTTTGATGAATCAGAATACGCGCACATTAAAGCGGCGTTCATTTTAAATGCGGGTATGCTGCGTGATGCCAAACCCAACATGAAGGTGATGCATCCGCTGCCGCGCGTGGATGAGATTACCGTGGATGTCGATAAGACCCCGCACGCCTATTACTTTGAGCAAGCTGAGAACGGCGTCTATGCGCGAGAAGCCCTTCTGGCACTGGTATTAAACGAACAGGTTGAAGGAGTTGCAAAATGA
- a CDS encoding FRG domain-containing protein has product MKTKEVSSFEDLHSALSQYRADNRWVFRGHSDPDWELKPKAGRLPYSKQNDLTYFKAWRRRAVEFKTESSPTSEWEWLAVAQHHGLPTRLMDWTYNPLVAAYFAVNGPANSDAVIYCYKSTKFVSDASCRLEDYRGGVVLYKPYAVVPRISRQSGLFTLHPTPEESMLDTSEAEYIERIIIKKNYRDKLKFELNQYGINKLNLFSDLDGLSEHICWHIENSDYWSNHEEFIETLENIS; this is encoded by the coding sequence ATGAAAACAAAAGAAGTAAGTAGCTTTGAAGATTTACATTCTGCATTGAGCCAATATAGAGCAGATAATCGTTGGGTATTTAGAGGTCATAGCGACCCAGATTGGGAGCTCAAGCCAAAAGCAGGTAGATTGCCTTACTCAAAGCAAAATGATCTGACTTACTTTAAGGCTTGGCGTAGACGAGCAGTTGAATTTAAAACGGAGAGTTCCCCAACATCTGAGTGGGAGTGGCTCGCTGTAGCTCAGCATCATGGTTTACCAACTAGGTTAATGGATTGGACATATAACCCTTTAGTAGCTGCTTACTTTGCTGTAAACGGTCCAGCAAATTCAGATGCTGTAATCTATTGTTATAAATCAACAAAGTTCGTTAGTGATGCGTCTTGCAGACTGGAAGATTATCGCGGCGGTGTTGTGTTGTATAAACCTTACGCAGTTGTACCTAGAATTAGCCGTCAAAGTGGTTTATTCACATTACATCCAACCCCAGAGGAATCGATGCTTGACACTTCTGAAGCTGAGTATATCGAACGGATTATTATCAAGAAAAACTATCGAGATAAGTTGAAATTTGAGTTAAATCAGTACGGAATTAACAAATTAAACCTATTTTCTGATTTGGATGGTCTATCCGAGCATATATGCTGGCATATTGAGAATTCAGATTATTGGTCAAATCACGAAGAGTTCATCGAAACACTGGAAAACATAAGCTAA
- a CDS encoding tyrosine-type recombinase/integrase, with translation MLTVSAIRGLKPKAKPYYEWDSNSERGTGKLAVQVTPKGGKRFVFRYFMDRKAKFIPLGQFPALSLTEARAKQKELGELLLQGIDPKEQIETQRREQESAKREEARKGSIQQLFEAYVAQMVRDGKRTHKAVLASLEKEVYPIIPPSTKAKNITTHELKLVLAEMIRRGARTQSNRVRSYLMAAFNYGLRHDNDPANFIDEAKFGLVFNPMTAIPKQKDAERVGNHYLKIGEVIQLIADLNGEYERFRMGDTIRCLILLCLYTGGQRPYELAASKWEAVDWQQKSLLVSRDLSKNKREHIIPLTESALVVLQQLREASQDSDFIFPHRLNRDEHIRMDSLSQAVTRYREATPFVSSFTPRDIRRTCKTLMGEIGISKSLRDRIQNHALNDVSSKHYDRYEYLPEKRRALESWEQRLNENTTVTNVVAFVGRD, from the coding sequence ATGTTAACGGTAAGTGCTATTCGGGGGCTAAAACCCAAAGCCAAACCCTACTATGAGTGGGACAGTAATAGTGAACGCGGAACGGGCAAGCTGGCAGTGCAAGTCACGCCAAAGGGCGGCAAGCGTTTTGTGTTTCGTTACTTTATGGACCGCAAAGCGAAGTTCATTCCGTTAGGCCAGTTTCCTGCGCTGTCGCTTACTGAGGCAAGGGCAAAACAGAAAGAGCTGGGGGAGTTGCTTTTACAAGGGATTGACCCGAAAGAGCAAATCGAAACGCAAAGGCGTGAACAGGAAAGCGCAAAACGCGAGGAGGCAAGGAAGGGTTCAATACAGCAATTGTTTGAAGCCTATGTCGCACAAATGGTGCGGGACGGTAAGCGTACCCACAAAGCGGTTCTCGCATCTCTTGAGAAGGAAGTGTATCCGATTATACCTCCTTCCACCAAAGCCAAGAATATCACCACGCACGAGTTAAAACTGGTGTTGGCGGAAATGATAAGGCGTGGGGCGAGAACGCAGTCAAACCGTGTACGCAGCTATCTGATGGCCGCGTTTAACTACGGACTAAGGCACGATAACGATCCTGCTAACTTCATTGATGAGGCAAAGTTTGGGTTGGTGTTTAACCCAATGACGGCTATCCCCAAACAGAAAGATGCAGAGCGCGTGGGTAATCACTACCTCAAAATAGGTGAAGTGATCCAGCTAATCGCCGACCTGAACGGGGAATATGAACGGTTTAGAATGGGTGATACTATCCGGTGCCTCATTTTGCTTTGCCTCTATACTGGGGGCCAGCGACCTTACGAGCTGGCGGCTTCGAAGTGGGAAGCGGTAGATTGGCAACAGAAATCGCTATTGGTAAGTCGTGATCTGTCTAAAAATAAGCGAGAGCACATCATTCCCCTGACTGAATCCGCGCTGGTGGTTCTTCAACAACTGCGCGAGGCAAGCCAAGACTCTGACTTCATTTTTCCGCACCGCTTAAACCGCGATGAGCATATCCGAATGGATTCGCTTTCTCAGGCCGTTACTCGATACAGAGAGGCAACGCCTTTTGTTTCGTCATTCACTCCCCGCGACATTCGCCGCACCTGTAAAACCCTGATGGGAGAGATTGGCATTTCCAAATCACTGCGGGACCGCATTCAGAACCATGCACTAAATGACGTATCCAGCAAACACTATGACCGCTATGAATACCTGCCCGAGAAGCGAAGAGCTTTGGAATCATGGGAGCAACGATTAAACGAAAACACAACTGTCACCAATGTAGTGGCATTTGTAGGGAGGGATTAA
- a CDS encoding DUF2971 domain-containing protein, giving the protein MLSDWFSAALKTSRKCGRYAIQRGKALSSYYKYCPVYSHDELDKEYSLINLFENQVTFSRRTNFNDLFDSKVLFRRPTRERVRLTYQKLSGQNKRTFKTLYMGPEAVKNFEFLHAEMNKILDGYLFYCLTDNPKNNLMWSHYANSHNGFCIEWDGEHVKPEKVDYRDSLPTLDILELIESTIGLRSKDELAIQAWKALKVKLREWEYEQEYRFSLGKNSQGQIIKDFGEFALVKSQPEWVKSIIFGYRMPSNTREYIQEKLGANVNYKEVVIAQNEFSLSIQPLA; this is encoded by the coding sequence ATGTTGTCGGACTGGTTTTCCGCTGCGCTCAAAACCAGCCGCAAATGCGGGCGTTATGCCATTCAAAGAGGAAAAGCATTGAGTAGTTACTATAAGTATTGTCCAGTTTATTCGCATGATGAACTAGATAAAGAGTATTCTCTGATCAACCTATTTGAAAATCAGGTTACGTTTTCACGTAGAACAAATTTCAATGATTTGTTTGATTCAAAAGTACTTTTTCGTCGGCCGACTCGTGAACGAGTCAGACTTACCTATCAAAAGCTTTCTGGCCAAAACAAGCGTACTTTCAAGACGTTGTATATGGGCCCAGAGGCGGTGAAAAACTTCGAGTTCTTACATGCAGAAATGAACAAGATTTTAGACGGCTATCTTTTCTATTGTTTAACAGACAATCCAAAAAACAACCTAATGTGGTCTCATTACGCTAATTCTCATAATGGATTTTGCATCGAATGGGACGGTGAACATGTAAAACCAGAAAAGGTAGACTACCGAGACAGTTTGCCAACGTTGGACATTCTTGAACTGATAGAGTCTACGATCGGGTTACGCTCAAAAGATGAGTTAGCAATACAAGCTTGGAAGGCGCTCAAAGTTAAACTACGAGAATGGGAGTACGAACAAGAGTATAGGTTTAGTTTGGGCAAAAACTCTCAGGGTCAAATTATAAAAGATTTTGGCGAATTTGCTCTAGTTAAGTCACAGCCAGAATGGGTAAAATCGATAATTTTTGGTTATAGAATGCCAAGTAATACGAGAGAGTATATCCAAGAAAAGCTAGGGGCGAACGTAAATTACAAAGAGGTCGTTATAGCTCAAAACGAGTTTAGTCTATCAATTCAGCCACTGGCATAA
- a CDS encoding YagK/YfjJ domain-containing protein codes for MPYSTNTGFFKTKDGRCWEVNTGPNLSPLYTDILQRLVGQLEAMESHYARVFCFRFDLHLTEYTDNSTTVSRLFSLVVQALKRRYKTPNIGYLWVREHEKAKQQHYHCVLFLDGSKVNHFHTIQTTIDDYWAAFEGGHVQGCGFKVLPRGSLHAKAEIIYWLSYLAKVRGKANDKGKRYRPGQAKRYGISRVKFKPKNCALVDKKEKPDTDDIFASLTFVGRGS; via the coding sequence TTGCCCTACTCCACTAATACGGGATTTTTCAAAACCAAAGACGGTCGCTGCTGGGAGGTCAATACTGGGCCAAACTTGTCGCCGCTCTACACTGACATTCTCCAGCGTTTGGTCGGTCAGTTGGAAGCGATGGAATCTCACTACGCGAGAGTATTCTGCTTTCGTTTTGATTTGCACTTAACCGAATACACAGACAATAGCACAACGGTGAGCCGCTTGTTCTCGCTGGTGGTGCAAGCCTTAAAGCGGCGCTACAAAACGCCTAACATTGGCTATCTATGGGTGAGAGAGCATGAAAAGGCCAAACAACAGCATTACCATTGCGTGCTCTTTCTTGATGGCTCAAAGGTGAATCACTTCCATACCATTCAAACCACCATTGACGATTACTGGGCAGCCTTTGAAGGAGGCCATGTACAAGGATGCGGTTTTAAAGTACTACCTAGAGGGAGCTTACACGCCAAAGCTGAGATCATCTACTGGCTCTCGTATCTCGCTAAAGTGCGTGGCAAAGCCAACGACAAAGGGAAACGATATAGGCCCGGCCAGGCTAAACGTTATGGTATCAGTAGGGTTAAATTCAAACCGAAGAATTGCGCACTTGTAGACAAAAAAGAAAAACCGGACACCGATGACATCTTTGCGTCGCTAACCTTTGTGGGGCGCGGGTCGTGA
- a CDS encoding helix-turn-helix transcriptional regulator, translating into MAINRIVSLKEMSALVGRSPKTIWRWWRKEQSFPAPRQINGRTIGWREADYEAWLNGEWQQ; encoded by the coding sequence ATGGCAATAAACCGCATTGTATCTCTTAAAGAAATGTCAGCCCTTGTCGGGCGCTCCCCTAAAACCATTTGGCGCTGGTGGCGCAAGGAGCAATCATTCCCTGCCCCTCGGCAAATCAACGGACGCACGATTGGCTGGCGTGAAGCTGACTATGAGGCGTGGCTTAATGGGGAGTGGCAACAATGA
- a CDS encoding cytochrome c1: MRKWIVILCALLPSLAMAAGGNVHLDEANNDLTDKASLQRGAKLFMNYCFGCHATQYQRYQRVAEDLNIPKDLMEDNLIVDKNADYGELMKNAMTQEAGAQYFGAPAPDLTLVARVRGVDWLYTYLRSFYVDPSRPFGVNNTVFPNVGMPHVLEELQGTPRKVYETRMVDGEPVEEFVGLKSDGNGELSASEYDNAVRDLVNFLEYSGEPVKLERQQLGWWVIGFFVVFLILAYFLKKEYWRDVH; the protein is encoded by the coding sequence ATGAGAAAATGGATTGTAATCTTGTGCGCGCTGTTGCCCTCTTTGGCGATGGCCGCCGGTGGTAATGTCCACTTGGACGAAGCCAACAATGATTTGACAGACAAAGCCTCATTGCAACGTGGCGCCAAACTGTTCATGAACTACTGTTTTGGCTGCCATGCTACGCAGTATCAGCGTTATCAGCGTGTGGCCGAAGATCTCAATATTCCTAAAGACTTGATGGAAGATAACCTGATTGTCGATAAGAATGCCGATTACGGCGAGTTGATGAAAAACGCCATGACACAAGAGGCGGGCGCGCAATACTTCGGTGCACCTGCGCCCGATCTAACCTTGGTGGCACGTGTGCGTGGCGTGGATTGGCTATATACCTATTTACGTTCGTTCTACGTCGACCCATCGCGCCCATTTGGGGTGAACAATACCGTGTTCCCGAACGTGGGTATGCCACACGTGCTCGAAGAGCTTCAAGGCACACCCCGTAAAGTGTACGAAACACGTATGGTGGACGGTGAGCCGGTGGAAGAGTTTGTTGGCCTCAAATCTGACGGTAACGGCGAACTCAGTGCCAGCGAGTACGATAATGCGGTGCGCGATCTGGTTAACTTCCTTGAATATTCAGGGGAACCGGTGAAGCTAGAGCGCCAGCAACTGGGCTGGTGGGTGATTGGTTTCTTCGTGGTATTCTTGATTTTGGCGTACTTCCTCAAGAAAGAATATTGGCGCGATGTGCACTGA